One Nitrosopumilus piranensis genomic region harbors:
- a CDS encoding lipopolysaccharide biosynthesis protein, whose protein sequence is MTNLWESLKSIIRESKNLGLLGITIYSASLISGLFFLYIAPLLGPEKYGELSYLYSISNIIFALCFFGGGSIILIYIPKGVKIFPVIGIISLFSCFIGSVIAFIFLNDFVISLLILSLSISNLATNELLAKQQYKSYSKYIFTQRISFVVLSIGLYHVFDISGLLLGIGLSNLFFIPRIIFSFKESKIDFSLIKPRFKFMLNNYALWITRVGYGYMDRLIISPIHGFEILGNYELAGQIVAFMYIFPIVIHSFVQPRDAKKISTRKVKTGAIILSVLFAVLVSILAPIILPLLFDEFSTSIMFVSIMAFAIIPHMISRLNASRFLGNEMSKIVIIGSGLHLGVLILGIIVLGGQFGTMGLAISFLLSEITEAVFLSLMHKRTFKIFV, encoded by the coding sequence ATGACAAATTTATGGGAATCTTTGAAATCTATCATACGTGAATCTAAAAATTTAGGATTATTGGGAATTACTATTTATTCTGCAAGTCTGATAAGTGGATTATTTTTTCTTTATATTGCACCTCTTTTAGGCCCTGAAAAATATGGTGAATTAAGTTATCTCTATTCTATATCTAACATAATTTTTGCATTATGTTTTTTTGGTGGAGGAAGTATAATCTTAATTTACATTCCAAAAGGGGTTAAAATTTTCCCTGTAATTGGTATAATATCACTTTTTTCTTGTTTCATAGGATCTGTGATTGCATTTATTTTTCTAAATGATTTTGTAATAAGCTTACTTATCCTATCTTTATCGATTTCAAATTTAGCAACAAATGAACTTTTAGCAAAACAACAATACAAATCATACTCAAAATATATTTTCACTCAAAGAATTTCATTCGTTGTTTTATCTATAGGATTGTATCATGTTTTTGATATTTCTGGATTGCTTTTAGGAATTGGATTATCCAATTTGTTTTTTATCCCTAGAATAATTTTTAGTTTTAAAGAATCAAAAATTGATTTTTCTCTAATAAAACCTAGATTCAAATTTATGTTAAACAATTATGCTCTCTGGATTACTCGAGTGGGTTATGGGTATATGGATAGATTAATTATTTCTCCTATTCATGGATTTGAAATTTTAGGTAATTATGAACTAGCAGGACAAATTGTTGCATTTATGTACATTTTTCCTATTGTAATTCATAGCTTTGTCCAACCTCGTGATGCCAAAAAAATTTCTACTAGAAAAGTAAAGACTGGTGCTATTATTTTATCTGTATTATTTGCTGTATTAGTTTCAATTCTTGCACCAATTATTTTACCACTGCTATTTGATGAGTTTTCTACCTCGATTATGTTTGTTTCAATTATGGCATTTGCTATAATTCCCCATATGATCTCTAGATTAAACGCTTCAAGATTTTTAGGAAATGAAATGAGTAAAATTGTAATAATTGGCTCAGGCTTACATTTGGGCGTGTTAATTCTAGGAATAATTGTTCTTGGAGGCCAATTTGGAACTATGGGTTTGGCTATATCATTTCTTTTATCCGAAATAACTGAAGCTGTTTTTCTATCATTAATGCATAAACGTACATTCAAAATATTTGTATGA